In Neptuniibacter halophilus, the genomic stretch ACGCTGCATTGCTTCAGCGTAAGGCATGCGCGGGAACTCGCCCAGATCTACACCTTTCAGCTCAACAAACAGCTTGCGAATCATACCTTCAGTGATCGACATAATGCCTTCCTCGTCCATAAACGAGGTTTCGATATCGATCTGAGTAAATTCAGGCTGACGGTCAGCACGCAGGTCTTCGTCACGGAAGCACTTGGCCACCTGATAGTAACGATCAAAACCCGCCACCATCAGCAACTGTTTGAACAACTGTGGAGACTGCGGCAGTGCGAAGAAGTGACCTTCGTGTACACGGCTTGGTACCAGATAGTCACGCGCTCCTTCCGGTGTTGCACGGTTCAGAATCGGCGTTTCAATATCCAGGAAGCCATTGTCATCCAGGAAGTTACGGATCGCATTGGTCACTTTAGAGCGGAAACGCAGTTTTTCCTGCATTTCAGGACGGCGCAGGTCGATATAACGGTGACGCAGACGCACCTCTTCACCTACATTCTGGTGCTCATCCAACTGGAACGGAGGCGTTTCAGCCTTGTTCAGGATGATCAGCTCTTTGCCCAGAACTTCGATCTCACCGGTAGGCATATCTGTGTTAACAGTACCTTCCGGACGATTACGCACAGTACCTTTGATCTCAACCACGAATTCGCTACGGCAGCTATCCGCCAGCGCAAAGCTGTCTTCACGGTCCGGATCGAATACCACCTGTGCGATACCTTCACGGTCACGCACATCCAGGAAGATAACACCACCGTGGTCACGACGACGATGCACCCAACCACACAGGGTAATGTCTTCGCCGATATGCTCTTTTCTGAGATCGCCGCAATAATGACTGCGCATATTTTCTTGTTCCTGTTTACTTAGCTCGGCCCGGACAACGCCCGGACACTGATAAATGAATTAGGTTAGACTGCTTTAACTACCGGAAGAGGCATCTGAACCGGAAGCCAGATTTTTCTTTTTGCCGGTTTTAAAATCGGTTTCGTACCAACCGGAACCGGACAGACGAAAACCCGGAGCAGATATTTTTCGGATCACTTCATTGCTCGAACAGGCCACGCAGGCCGGGGCCGGCGCGTCACTTTTAAGTACAAGCTTTTCAAACCCGTGACCGCAGCTTTCACACTGAAAATCAAAGATTGGCATTTGTTTTAAACCCGATCCCCGCAAAGGGGCTGTACGTTATAAAAACGGCGGATTATACCTGATTTATCCAGCGGAAACAGGCCCCAGATGAGATTGGGGCCGGAAAGATTTCAGACACTCAACAGCAGGCAGGAACGGGCAATCAGTCCGCCCGATAACCTACCGGTTACACAGCCTCCGGTACAAACTCCAGCTCCCCGGCCATCAGCGCCTCCAGCTTACGCCGGACATCATGAAGCTGTTCTGCGGTGTAGGGCACCGCTGGCACCTTACCCCAAACCGGACCCGGCCAGGCCTTATCGGATTCATAGCGAACAATATGATGCAGATGCAGTTGCGGTACCATATTTCCCAGCGAGGCCACATTCATCTTCCGCGCCGCAAAGGTATCTGCCAGGTTTGAAGCCAGAAATGATGACTCACGAATCAGCGTACACTGCTCCTCTTCTGACAGATGATAGATCTCTGTCGCCCCTGCCCGTCGCGGAACCAGAATAAACCAGGGATAATTGGCATCATTTAACAGCAACAGACGACTCAGGGGAAAATCCCCCAAAACGATACAATCTGCCGCCAGTTGCGGATGCAGTTCAAATTCAAGTTCTAATTCATCCATTACAATACTCCTGTACCTACACCTGATCGGGTATTTAAAATGGCCCGTACGATCATCCAGTAACTCAAGCTTAGCAATTCTGAGTGGAACCCGCACATGCAGGAAGTAAAAATCAGCCATAAAATCAGTGAAATAGGCGCGCAACGCTGGAACAGCCTATGCCCTGATGATTACCCGTTCTGCCGCTATGAGTTCCTCTCTGCGCTGGAAGAATCTAACAGCGTCTGCGCCCGAACCGGCTGGCAACCGCTACACCTGCAGTTCATCGATCAGGGTGAACTGATCGCAGTAATGCCGCTCTATCTGAAAAGCCACTCTTATGGCGAATATGTGTTTGACTGGGCCTGGGCTGATGCCTATCAGCGTTACGGCCTGAATTACTACCCGAAGCTGGTCACTGCCATCCCCTACTCACCGGTCTGCGGCCCGAGATTACTCACCCGGCTCGACCCGGCACCGCTGTTACAACAACTGGAACGCCTGCTGCCGCAACTGTGTGAGTCCCTCAAAGCACACTCATGGCACCTGCTGTTCCCACGCGAACTCGAGCAAACAACAGACACCGACCTGATTGTGCGTAAGGGCTGCCAGTATCAATGGTTTAACCGTGACTACCGCGACTTTGACGATTTCCTCCAGCACTTCACCTCACGCAAACGAAAAAACGTCAGAAAAGAGCGCCAGAAAACCCAACAACAGGGCATTACCCATCTTCAGCTCAGTGGTAACGACATCACAGCGGAGCAGATGGATCAGTTTTATGATTTTTATCGTCTGACCTACCTGAAACGTGGCCGCGAAGCCTATCTGAGCCGGGCTTTCTTCGACCTGCTGCAACAACAGATGCCAGAGAACCTGCTACTGGTGCTCGCCTGTCGCGATGACAAACCGGTGGCCGGCGCCCTCTCTCTGCGCGACAGCACGACGCTATACGGACGCTACTGGGGCTGTTACGACGAATATGACAGCCTGCATTTTGAAACATGCTACTACCAGGGGATTGAATACTGTATCCGCGAAGGCCTGCAGCGGTTTGATTCCGGTGCACAGGGCGAGCACAAGATTCAGCGTGGCTTTGAACCGGTGCCAACCTGGTCTGCACACTGGCTTCAGGAACAGGGGTTCAATCAGGCGATCCGCCAGTTTGTTGATGAAGAAACAGAAGCAGTTGATCAACAGATAGAGGAGCTGACAGGCTACCTGCCGTTCAAACAAACCTCATAAGAAGCCTGCCTCAGTCCGAACAGCTCTTTTGCCCTGTCACAGCAGACATCGCGCGGGGACCGCGCTCCTACAGCATTGGCCCCTTGAAAGGCCTGTCTCAGGCCGAAAACCTTCCTCCGCGCCAGAAAAACCTATAGAAAAAATAATAACTTCGCCACATTTGATAAGTTTGCCTTATCAAACGATATAACCTTCTGATTTGTACGGCCACTGCGTTATGCCCGATGATGTATGCAAGATCTAAGCAGATGGCATCGGCCTTAAACAGTGCCAGACTTAAGATAGTCTCAAACTGTCCTCTGCTCTGATCGCTCCTGCTGCCAGATAACAACATCAATAACGACAGCTATAGCGAGCAGAACAAGCCTGTCGCCGACTGAGGCCTCAAGGCAAGCGACACCACTATGCTGCAACCTTAAATGTGCTGCAAAGTATGAGGATAATAAAAATGACAACGCCAGCTTCCATTCAGGCGGCCCTGCGCGGCGATAACGCCCTGCCCCTGCGACCCGTTGACCAGGTGATGAACCTGGAGCGTCTCGGCTCTATTCACCAGAGCCGGCTGAGTTTTATGCGTACTCTGGTACGTCGGATTATGCGGGAACGCTGGCAGATCAAACCTGTTCAGTTCAATCTGAATGATCAGGGCTACGGCACCGTGATCTATGAGATCCACACCCCGAACAAGTGCTACAGCTTTGTCCTGTTTTCCGACTATCTGTCGCCTGAGGAACGCAATGACCGTGTGATCGCGACTAAGTGGGATCTGACCATGGCACTGGTCGATGGCGAAGTAGATGATATCTATCTGGAAAAACTGCGTCAGAACGTACCATTACAGGAAGCAGGCCGGGTCGATGCCCGGGTGTTTGTGCTTTCCCGCGCAAATCGCAGTGCACGCAATTTTGATTATGTGGTCGCGCAACTGGCAAAAGGCGAACAACCGGACGTAGAACAGATTGCAAAGGTTGGCTACCTGTACCGTACTACCGCCGTTTATGGCAGCGGCAAACTGGGCATGTCGGACTGGGAAAAGGTTGCCAGCCGGCACCCGGATTTTGCCCGCCCCTTTGCCGCAGAGATGTTTGTCTGCCTGATGCTGCGTAACTTCAGCCTGATTCAGGCGGAACATATCGCTCGCCATCAGGCCCCGGAAACCTGCACACCCATGCTGCCCGAAGTGAAACGCTTTTTCGGTATCGGCAACTCCACCGGGCTGGGCATGGCTCCCTATCTGATCAACCATCCGTTGCTGATTAACCAGTGGGTGGAGATGCGTGAGCTGGCGCTGGCCCGGGTCAGAGTGCTCGGCACCCTGAATCCACGCATTGCTGCTCAGTTTCAGGAGCTGCTGCAACGCTGCGCTGCCCACACCGCAGAAACCGTTACCGAAGATGAGTGGCAGACTGAAAATAACCGCCTGGTTCTGCAAGATCTGCAACAGTTGCAACAACACTGCTCAGAGGGAGTCAGTGATTGGGACAGTTTGCTGAGATGGAGTGAACAGCACTGCTCCCTGCAGGGACAGGAGATGCTGGTTTCCATTCTGCTGGAACTGTACCCGGAGCTGGTCAATGAACTGGAAGATTACCACTGTGCTGAAGAGTTTCTCGATCTCGACCCGGTGATGCCCGTGAGCGAGCTGAAATCAGTGATCGAGCAACGCTATCGCTGGGCGCTGGATTACGACTTCAGCGAGGAAGGCAGCCGGGATATTTTCTGGTATCGCTCCGAGGAAAAAATGGAACCGCGTTTAGGTAACGCCGCCGAAGAAGATGGTAAAGATAAGCAGATGGCGCTCGGCGTAGCCTATGCGGTACGTAAATGCTATGACCAACTTTCAGCCTACATCGCCGAACACCCGGACCACAGCACTGCCCGGTTTATGGTTGCACAGCCCAAACTGCGTGGCATCGTGCGCCGTATTCAGAGCATGAACCGCTGTATCTATGGTGACATTCAGGCCAACCTGCTGGATCGGGATATCCTGCCCATGCACCTGCTGCGCGCAAAACTGGCGTTTTTCGGGGTCGGAAAATTCGATCCCCGTTCCCGGCTCTGGGTGCGCAACACCATGTTCCAGGGCGCCCCGCTGCTGGAAGATATTGGCCACTGCTTTAATGATGACTGGTTTATGCCGCTGGCACCTAAGGTTTGAGGAGAATCACCATGCATGTCTCTATGACTGAACTGAAAGCGGCACTGCGCCGCTGCTTCGAAGCCACCGGCTATTTCGTTGGCAATTATGAAGATGCCGCGAATATGATTCTCTGGCTGGAAAAACATGGCCTTAACGGACTTGGCGAACTGCAACGGGCACTCCCCTACATCAATCAGGATAGTGATAAACCGCTCAGCACGGTGGTCTATGAAGACAGTACCTCGGCAATCATCGACAGCCACGGCCGCAGCGCCCTGAACTGCATCGCCGCATCGGTGGATCTGGCCCATGCCAAAGCACTGGAAACCGGCATTGCCACGGTTACAGTACACAACTGCCATAACCGGATGTTTATCCTTAAGGCACTGACCGATTGCGGTCGCCGGGGAATCAGCGTGGCCGCTTACTGGCGCAATGGCAGTCAGACCATCACCGAACATACCGCTGCGATAAAAGCCGGCGAGCGCTACCCCAGTTACAGCGAAGCCACCACCAGTCTGGCGGCCAGCAGTGAGGACCGGCAGGCCCTGACTATTGTCTGCAGCTCCCGGGTAGATCTCACCTCATCACTGCAGCAATCCAGCGGCAACCGAAATGTCAGCCACATCAGTGCCCGACAGATTAAGCTGAACAAGGAACAGAGCGTAGATTTCGGTATCGATATTGATCCTGCTGTCTGGTCTGAGATCAACCGGATCGGCGATGGCGTTCTGGTAGAAAACAGCGAACGCTCACGTCTCGGCGCTGGCGGTCGCTAAGCCCCTTCTGCCCCGGCCCGCAGCAGGCTAAACTGGCTGCGGGCCCTCTCCTTGTCTGGTGCCGGGAACCGGCTTTTCCGCTCTGCATAATTCAGGCAATTATTCACATGCTCTACACTCCCACTGACATACTGGCGCTGTTACTGGTCAGCGCCGGCATCAGCCTGCAAAGCTGGTTTGGTATCGGCTTTGGTCTGGTCGCCGCGCCGCTGCTCTACCTGATTAATCCGGCCTATGTGCCGGCACCGGTGTTGATTCTTGGCTTTTGCCTCTCCCTGCTGATGGTCCGACGTACTCGCGGGCAGGTACAGTGGTCCCGGATTACACCGGCAATACTGGCGCGACTCCCGGGAGCCTGGCTTGGCGCAGTGCTGCTGGCAGCGATTCCCGGCTGGAGTCTGAGCCTGTTATTTGGTGTCTGTCTTCTGGCTGCCGCAGGCCTGACCTGGCGCCTTTTCAAAGTCCGCGCGACGCGGCGGAACATGCTGGCAGGTGGCTTTTTCTCCGGACTGACCGGCACCGCCACCTCGATCGGCGGGCCACCCATTGCTCTCGTGTATCAGGAGCTAGACCGG encodes the following:
- a CDS encoding DUF3726 domain-containing protein; the protein is MHVSMTELKAALRRCFEATGYFVGNYEDAANMILWLEKHGLNGLGELQRALPYINQDSDKPLSTVVYEDSTSAIIDSHGRSALNCIAASVDLAHAKALETGIATVTVHNCHNRMFILKALTDCGRRGISVAAYWRNGSQTITEHTAAIKAGERYPSYSEATTSLAASSEDRQALTIVCSSRVDLTSSLQQSSGNRNVSHISARQIKLNKEQSVDFGIDIDPAVWSEINRIGDGVLVENSERSRLGAGGR
- a CDS encoding sulfite exporter TauE/SafE family protein, whose translation is MLYTPTDILALLLVSAGISLQSWFGIGFGLVAAPLLYLINPAYVPAPVLILGFCLSLLMVRRTRGQVQWSRITPAILARLPGAWLGAVLLAAIPGWSLSLLFGVCLLAAAGLTWRLFKVRATRRNMLAGGFFSGLTGTATSIGGPPIALVYQELDRIEARNELAMFFLLGTPFSLLALLQQGVLDLDSLQLSLKLLPGLLLGFWIGNRFDGRIPATSAKPVLLSIALLSALLIIGKGIIQWWQS
- a CDS encoding GNAT family N-acetyltransferase; its protein translation is MQEVKISHKISEIGAQRWNSLCPDDYPFCRYEFLSALEESNSVCARTGWQPLHLQFIDQGELIAVMPLYLKSHSYGEYVFDWAWADAYQRYGLNYYPKLVTAIPYSPVCGPRLLTRLDPAPLLQQLERLLPQLCESLKAHSWHLLFPRELEQTTDTDLIVRKGCQYQWFNRDYRDFDDFLQHFTSRKRKNVRKERQKTQQQGITHLQLSGNDITAEQMDQFYDFYRLTYLKRGREAYLSRAFFDLLQQQMPENLLLVLACRDDKPVAGALSLRDSTTLYGRYWGCYDEYDSLHFETCYYQGIEYCIREGLQRFDSGAQGEHKIQRGFEPVPTWSAHWLQEQGFNQAIRQFVDEETEAVDQQIEELTGYLPFKQTS
- a CDS encoding FmdB family zinc ribbon protein, translated to MPIFDFQCESCGHGFEKLVLKSDAPAPACVACSSNEVIRKISAPGFRLSGSGWYETDFKTGKKKNLASGSDASSGS
- a CDS encoding HIT domain-containing protein, giving the protein MDELELEFELHPQLAADCIVLGDFPLSRLLLLNDANYPWFILVPRRAGATEIYHLSEEEQCTLIRESSFLASNLADTFAARKMNVASLGNMVPQLHLHHIVRYESDKAWPGPVWGKVPAVPYTAEQLHDVRRKLEALMAGELEFVPEAV